In Struthio camelus isolate bStrCam1 chromosome 31, bStrCam1.hap1, whole genome shotgun sequence, the genomic window atggggtgggggagtGGGTATCTGCTGGGGGATGGGGATGCTCTAGGTGATGCTCTCTGGAAGAGGGGCAcctggcagggtgggggggggcacccccagGGGACACTGCGTGGGGACAAGGGGCACCcggtgggatggggggggacactgggggatgctttggggggggggggcacccccagGGGACATTGCGTGGGGACAGGGGGCACccggtgggatgggggggggacactgagggatgctctctgggaggggggcagctgctgggggatgctgcgtggggagggggcacccagggggtgggggggacactcTGGGGGATGctttgggggggggcacccccagGGGACACTGCGTGGGGACAGGGGGCACCcggtgggatggggggggacactgagggatgctctctgggaggggggcagctgctgggggatgctgcgtggggagggggcacccaGGGAGTGGGGGGGACACTCTGGGGGATGCTttgtgggggggggcacccccagGGGACACTGCGTGGGGACAGGGGGCACCCGGTGGGATGGGGGAGGACACTGAGGGATGCTCTCTGGGAGGGGGGCAGCTGCCGGGGGATGCTGCATGGggagggggcacccagggggtgggggggacactcTGGGGGATGctttgggggggggcacccccagGGGACATTGCGTGGGGACAGGGGGCACCcggtgggatggggggggacactgagggatgctctctgggaggggggcagctgctgggggatgctgcgtggggagggggcacccaGGGAGTGGGGGGGACACTCAGGGGGATGctttgggggggggcacccccagGGGACATTGCGTGGGGACAGGGGGCACCcggtgggatggggggggacactgagggatgctctctgggaggggggcagctgctgggggatgctgcgtggggagggggcacccagggggtgggggggacactcTGGGGGATGctttgtggggggggggcacccccagGGGACACTGCGTGGGGACAGGGGGCACCCGGTGGGATGGGGGAGGACATTGAGGGATGCTCTCTGGGAGGGGGGCAGCTGCTGGGGGAtgctgcgtggggagggggcacccagggggtgggggggacactcGGGGGATGCTTTGTGGGAGGGGGGCACCCCCAGGGGACACTGCGTGGGGACAGGGGGCACCCGGTGGGATGGGGGGTGACACTGGGGGACGCTCTCTGGGAAGGGGACACTGCATGGGGAGCAGGGGGCacagggcggggtggggggatgcTCTGAGGGGGCTCTTTGGGAGGGGGGCACCCCCGGGGGACACTGTGGGGGGACAGGGGGCACCcagtgggatgggggggggggtgacacttTGGGGGATGCTTTCTGGGAGCGGGGAACTCCCAGAGGACACTGCGTGGGGACAGGGGGCACCCAGAGGGATTGGGGACACCCCAAGGGGGACACTGTAAAGGGACAGGGGGCATTGCACAGGGATGGGGGGAGGCACGTGCCAGGATGAAGGACACCGCACGGGGACAGTCGCCGGGATGGGGGACACCTGCCAGGGTGGGATAGGAGGGAGACACTGcctggggacaggggggacaCCTGTGAGTATAGGACTGCCTGCCAGGAGGGGACACTGCCCGGAAACAGGGGAAGGGGACATTCACAGGGACAGGGAAAGGGAACATTGCCTAGGGACAGCCATTAGGGAGCACCTGGGGACAAGGAGCTGGCCCAGGACCAgttggggacagggagggggacagCTAGGGAGTGGCAGGGGAAAGCCATCAGGGAAGGGGAACAGATGGGGACAGTCAGGGGACAGCCATAATCACAAATGAGTAACAGGGACAGGAACCTGGCCCGGGTTGGGGACATCCTTCAAGGAATGGGGGACACCCAAGGACCTGCTGGGGACAGCTAGGGATGGAGGGGACCTagctggggacggggacaagCCATTGGGGACAGGGGGTGGAGGGGACCCAGGTGGGGCTGGCGGCCACATGGGGAGGGGGCTCAGCCCTCCTCCAAGGGAGGGGAaccggggggagctggggggtgtAGGGTCCCCAGTGTCCAATCAGGGGGACAGGCGGGGAcagagagggatggaggggacggagaggggacaggaggggacccACCTGCTCCTGGAAGGCCGTCGCCTGCTCGGGAAAGCCGGCTTCCGTGAAGTAGTCGACCACGTCCCGAACCGTCCACTCCACGGGGTCGGCCGCCTTCTCCTTCTTGGTGGCCCTGGGGACATCGGTCACACCGGGGGGACATCGGTCACACCGGGGGGACACCGAGGACATGGGGGAACACGGCCTCAGCCTCGGGACACGGGGCTGCAGCACCCAAGGGGACACAGTACTCCGAGGACACCTGAGGGttgcaccctggggacaagaggccACCGCGGCATCGGGGACAGAGCCACCGCGCCATTGGGGACGGAGTCACCACGCAGAGGTCGCACATAGGGACGTGCAGTGGCCACCAAACTGGATGGGGAGGGGCAACGGTCACATGAAGGCGGGGAGGGGACCACGGAAGACATCACGGCCTGGCTGATAAAggactggggacatggggggacatgggtggggacacaggggacacacGGGGACCTGGCCCCCCCACTCACGTGCAGCTGAAGGGGGCCCCGTCGGCAGCCTGGACCCCCGGCCGGCCTGGGGACAGGGGCACTGAGGGCTCTGCACCTGCCAGCGCCGGGGACACTGCGGGGACAGCAGGGGTCAGCACATGGtgtccccattcccccccccagcacccccaaaaccccctgaaCTGTCCCCAATATCCCCCCCCTGCATCCCAGGACCCCCAGAACAGCCTCTGAGACCCCCAaaagcccccaaactgcccccaatgTCCCCTAGCACCCCCAAACAGCCCCTCAAGACCCCCAAActgtcccccagcaccccaatatccccACAGGACCCCAAACAGCCCCTCAAGACCCCAaaactgccccccagcaccccaatatccccAAAGGACCCCAAAACAGGTCACCAAGACCCTCAAACTTctcccagcaccccaatatcTCCACAGGACCCCAAAACAGGCCAagacccccaaactgcccccagcaccccaatatgcCCAAAGCACCCCAAAATAGGCCAagaccccccccaaactgcccaaTATCCCCCCAGCACCTCAAgacaggcccccagcacccctccaaACTGCCTCCAGCACCCCGAAACAGGCCCCTGACACCCTTaaactgcccccagccccccaatatCCCACCAGCACCCCAAGACAGGCCCCCCAATCTCCCCATAGCAGCCCCCCCACACCTCCATGATGCAGCCCCCAAATTCtccccatagcagccccccaaAGTCCCCCAGCCCAAGTGTCACCCTGTAACAGCCCCCAATCCAGCCCCCAAATCCCACTCCATAGTAGCTCCTCAAATCTCCCCATAGCAGCCCCCAATCTCCCCCCACCACATAtcccccccatagcagccccctcacccccatgacACAGCCCCCCAAGTCCCACCCCATAGCAggcccccccaacctccccaaagtagccccctcacccccacggcacagccccccaaatcccaccccaTAGTAGTCCCCTCACCCCCACGGCAcagccccccaaatcccaccccaTAGCAGGCCCCTCACCCCCACGGCACAGCCCCCCAAGTCCCACCCCATAGCAGGCCCCTCACCCCCATGGCAcagccccccaaatcccaccccaTAGCAGTCCCCTCACCCCCACGGCACAGCCCCCCAAGTCCCACCCCATAGCAGGCCCCCCACCCCCATGACAcagccccccaaatcccaccccaTAGCAGGCCCCCCACCCCCATGACAcagccccccaaatcccaccccaTAGCAGGCCCCTCACCCCCACGGCACAGCCCCTCAAGTCCcaccccatagcagccccccccaacctccccaaagTAGCCCCCTCACCCCCATAGCACAGCCCCCCAAGTCCCACCCCATAGCAGGCCCCCCACCCCCATGACAcagccccccaaatcccaccccaTAGCAGGCCCCTCACCCCCACGGCACAGCCCCCCAAGTCCcaccccatagcagccccccCAACCTACCCAAAGtagccccctcacccccatgacACAGCCCCCCAAGTCCCACCCCATAGCAggcccccccaacctccccaaagTAGCCCCCTCACCCCCACGGCACAGCCCCCCAAGTCCCACCCCATAGCaggccccctcacccccatgacacagccccccaaatcccaccccaTAGCAGTCCCCTCACCCCCACGGCACAGCCCCCCAAGTCCcaccccatagcagccccccCTACAGCAGCCatccccccaccctgcccggacgcctgggcccccaggagggggaggggaagggggggggcaccCACCTGCTCTGTCGGGCTGGCCGAAGGCGCCCTCGAGGTTGGGGCAGGCGCTCTCGCCGGGCGAGCAGGCTTTGGGCAGGCGGTGGGGTTCGGGCGAgcggcgccccggggggggccccccgcgccccggcccccccggcaaccccggccccccccggcacTCGCCGTTGAGCGCCCGTGGCGGCGCCACTGCCCCGTCCTCCGAGCCCTCCGAGGCCTCCGAGGCCGTgccgtcttcctcctcctcttcctcctcctcatcctcctccttgtCGGTGCCGCTTTTGGGGGGCTGCGAGAATAAATAggaattttgggggggggggctcagttTCCCCATAGCCAGGCCCTGAGTGTGTCCCCCACCCCGGCTTGGccactgcctcagtttccccacccgctgggtgccccaaaaggcggggggggggagcaagtGTCagaggacccccccccaccccaaaaacagACCCTAAGATCCCACCCAGGCTAAcaaccccccaccaccaccaccaccagggccCAGTCTGTCCTATTCCCCCCCCCGGCTGGTCCCCCCCTCACCCAGTTCCCCTcatagaccccccctcccttagGGCCAGTCCCCCCCCAGGTTCCCCTCATGGGTacctcacccccctccccaggctgcTCTCCCCCCCGGTTCCCCTCACGGACCCCCCTCCCAGGGCTGACCCCCCCcaacagaccccccccccgggcccagtTCTCCTCACAgaccgcccccccacccccaccccaggaccATCCCCTCTCCGGTTCCCCTCATGGACCCCTCCAGtcccctcacagaccccccccctCACAGACCCCTCCCCTGAGACCGCTTCCCCTCACAAGCACCCCCCCGCCGGGGCCAGATTTCCCCCCCCCGGTTCCTCTCACAGATCCCCCCCCACTCGGGCCCCCTCACAgatccccccccccaggcctgctccccccccaggtcccctcaCAGACCCCACCCGGTTCCCCTCACAGATCCCCCCCCCCACTtgggcccgctccccccccccgggtcccctcaCAGATCCTCCCCTCAGGCCCgaaccccccccccgggtcccctcaCAGATCCCCCCCCCTCaggccggctcccccccccccgcttcccctcacagaccccccccctcaggccggctcccccccccgcttcccctcaCAGGACCCCCCCCCTCaggccggctcccccccccgcttcccctcacagaccccccccctcaggccggctcccccccccccacttcccctcacagaccccccccctcaggccggctccccccccccgcttcccctcacagattccccccccccaggcccgctccccccccgcttcccctcacagaccccccccctcaggccggctcccccccccgcttcccctcacagaccccccccccctcaggctggctccccccccgcttcccctcacagacccccccccctcaggccggctcccccccccgcttcccctcacagacccccccctcaggccggctcccccccccgcttcccctcaCAGGACCCCCCCCCTCAGgcccgaacccccccccccgcttcccctcacaggacccccccccctcaggccggctccccccccccgcttcccctcacagacccccccccccctcaggccgactccccccccccgcttcccctcaCAGGACCCCCCCCCTCaggccggctcccccccccggtTCCCCTCACAGATCCCCCCCCAGGCCCGCTCCCCCCCGCGGTTCCCCTCACAGACCCCCTCCCCCGGgcccgcgctcccccccccccgggtcccctcaCAGATTCCCCCCCCACACtcgggcccgctcccccccccaggcccgaaccccccccccccgggcccgaacccccccccgggtcccctcacagatctccccccccccaggcccgcACCCACCCCGGGTCCCCTCACAGatcccccccccgggcccgctcccccccgggtcccctcaCAGATCCCCCCCCCTCGGGCCCGcaccccccccgggtcccctcaCAGATCCGCCCCCCACtcgggcccgctcccccccccgcttcccctcaCAGATTCCCCCCCCTcgggcccgctcccccccgggtcccctcaCAGATCCCCCCCCCTCGGGCCCGcaccccccccgggtcccctcaCAGATCCGCCCCCCACtcgggcccgctcccccccccgcttcccctcacagatcccccccccccgggcccgcacccccccgggtcccctcaCAGATCCGCCCCCCACTCGGGCCCGcaccccccccgggtcccctcacagattcccccccccccgggcccgcaccccccccgggtcccctcacagattcccccccccccgggcccgcaccccccccgggtcccctcaCAGATTCCCCccgggcccgctccccccccgcttcccctcaCAGAACCCCCCCGGGCCCGCACCCCCCCGCTtcccctcacagacccccccccgggcccgctCCCTCCCCCGGGtcccctcacagacccccccaggccccccccgcggttcccctcacagacccccccttcacgcccgcacccccccccaggcccccctcacagcccccccccccccccggcgcggacGCCCCTCACCTTACGGGCCCgtccggcggccccgcggccgcgctcggCGCGGGCCATGGCGATGGTGGCGAGCCGGGTGCGCTCCAGCCGCCCGCCGGGACCGGCACCGGCACCAGAACCGGGCCCCgatccccccccaccacctcctcctcctccgccgccggggccgggcccgccgtCGGCCGGCAACGCCGAGCCCTGGAGGCGGCCGCGCGTGAGGCGCCCGTCGCCGCCCAGGTAGCGGGCGGCGTCGCGGAGGCTGacgggcggctcggcggcgcggcgggcggcgggcggccccggcggcggcggcgggggggggcccggcggcggcggcggcggcggcggcggggcggggggccggcgaggcggcTGGACGCGGGCGGCGTTGCGGTAGGAGATGCTGCCCTTGTAGCTGACGCGGAGCACGGCGCGCTGCTGGATGAGCTTCTCCAGCTCGGCCCGCGTCCGCTCGGGCTCGGGGCCGTGCCGCCGCCGCACCATGCGGCAGATCCGCTCCAGGTCGGGCCGCGCCTTACGCGAGCGTAGCGAGTCGATGGTGTCCAGGATCCACTCTTGATAACGGGGCGCCTCcgggcccgccggcggcggcggcggcggcggcccggccatGGCGGGCCGTCCCCCCTCCCACCACCAACACCCCCcacgtccctccctccctctcgcgccgccgccgccccgctgcagcctcgcaccggccgccgccgccgcccgcgcgcgccttaaggaggagccgccgccgctgccgccgctaccgccgctaccgccgccgcgcgccccccgcccgcccgccgcgcgcttAAGGTGGAGCCGCGGGAAGGgagcgccccgctccgccgctccCCGCGCGCGCGGcaccggggaggggcggggcgccgcccGCGGAcacgccccctccgccgccgccgccacgcccCCGCAAAGCGGAGAGAGAGGCGGGGGGGTGGCACGCCCACGCCGAGCCACGCCCACTCCGCCGAGCCACGCCCACTCCGCCGAGCCACGCCTGCTCCTCCCCGCTAAGACACGCCCGCCCGCCACAAAGCCACGCCCAGCCACCTTAAGCCACGCCCAGCCACTTTAAGCCACGCCCCCGTCCGGGCCAAGCCACGCTCCCGTCCAGCCTAAGCCACGCCCACACCTGTGGACCCCCATCCCCCACCCACCCACGTGGAAACCCCCCCTCCCGTTTCTCTGAGCCTCCCCGTTTTCTGCCCCCCCCCGGTTCGCTCCAGCCCCCCCGGTCACTGGGCCCCCCCCATTTCCTTGCACCCCATTTTTTTGCCCCCCTCTCCATTTCCTGGATATTCCCCCCATTTCCATGGCCCCCCCCTTCCTTGCCCCCCCATTGCGCTAGACACCATTTCCCTTGCCCCCCCCATATCCTTGACCCCCCCCAATTCCCTGGACCCCCCCCTTTCTTCTTGACCCCTCCAATTCCTTGGTGCCCCCCCGATTTCCCTGGGGGCCCGCCGCTttttgcagcccccccccagcccgggggagggaggggggcacgggctttttaaacaaaactttattGGATTCGTCTCAAATAAGTTTACAACGAAGCACGCGGGGGGAGTAGGGGGGTTGAGGACCCCCCCGGGatttgggaccccccccaggatgTGGGGATCCCCCCCCAAGGCTCAGGGACCCCCCTCGTGTTTGgggacttcccccccccccagacctgcCCCTCCCCCAGACCTGGAGGGGTCCCCAGCATCCCCTACCCCGGGGGGGACCCCCAAATTGGGGGGGCCCCGATCCTGCCGCCCCCATTAAAAAACCTCCCTGGCCATGtcaccccccccaacctccccctcCCACCTGCAATTTGGGCTTAAAACCGAAGCAATCAGttaaaactggggggggggggcaattggATGTTGCCCCCCCCCATTAAAAATTGGGGCTCAACCCGAATAAAATCCGGGGGGGGAAGctgtcccccacagcccccccgggAGGGCAAATCCCCCCCATTACCCCTGGGGGGGGAAATACCCCCCAATAAACCCCAAGGGGGGGTAAATCCCCTCCAATAACCTGGGGGGGGGAAATCTAATGTCAGAGttaccctggggggggggggtaaatacACCCCTTGAGTAACCTAAGGGGGGGCAAATTAACCCCCAAAATAAGCGGGGGGGTTTCAAGCCCTGAATTACCCCAAGGGGGGGCAAATCTATAGCCTTAATTACCCCAGGGGGGCAGATTATCCCCTGCtttacccgggggggggggcaaatctACCCCATCCTTTTACCCTTGGGGGGGGCAAATCCATCCCCTTGAATACTGGGGGGGGCAATTCACCCCCTCCTTTACTCGGGGGGGAATCTACCCCCCCTTTAACCGGGGGGGGGCAAATCCATCCCCTTAATTATCCCAGGGGGGCAATTTACCCCCTCCTTTACCCCAAGGGGGGGCAAATCTACCTCCTCTTTAATGGGGGGCAGGAATCTACCCCCTCTTTTTACTCTGGGGGGGGCAAATCCACCCCTTAATTACCCCAGGGGGGGCAATTTACCCCCTCTTTTACCCCAACGGGGGGGCATATCACTCCACCTTAACTGGGGGGGGGCAATTCCCCCTTGCTTTAGTCTCAGAGGAGAGAGAGCAACCCCCCCTCCAACTACCCAGGGGGGGCAAATTACCCCCCACCCAATTAccccaggatggggggggggcaaattccccccccccagggggtgCCGACGCCATGCCGCCATTGCCAACGCCATGCCGGCAAGGGCAAGCCGCAGCACCCCAGGGGGAATTGCCCCCTTCCATGGGAATTTGACCCCCCCCCCGAAGGATTTGCCCCCCCCTCAagatttgcccccccccccccggaggatTTGCCCCTAGAAGTCGGCGAACTCCTTGGCGCACTTGTCGGTGAGCGAGACGCGGATCTCCTCCTCCTCGTACTCGTCGAAGTTGCTGGTGTCGCCGGGGCCCTTGCACTTGGGCACGAAGGGGGCCTCCacctgggggggcgggggggggaccacccggacgcctgggtcccttgggtgcACCCCCTCCCCCTCAAAACGTGtgtccccggctgccccctgggcGCTACCCGCTTCCCAGCCGATCTGGATGCTGCGGTCCCCCCACCCAACGCTATGCTAGGACTAGGTGGCTttagggaccccccccccaatccccttcCTGGATGCCTTTTGGGGAGCCTCCCCCTCAACCACCCCCCCCGTGACCCTCCTGGGACCACCTATGAGACCCCCTAAttcccccccccagacccttAAAATCTCCAGAttcccccccccaggatccctataatgccccagagccccccccagccccctctgagGACCACCTCAGCCCCCTccctgagacccccccaagaCCTCCCCAATCCCTCCtggcacccccaggacccccctagacccctcctgggaccccccaggccccttctgccccctccccagcctccccatcccctcctgggaccccccaggccccccccccccagaaaccTCCTGAAGCCCCCCAGGACACCCTCAGCCCCTTCTTGGGACCCCCCTAGGCCCCTCCTAGCCCCCCTCAGACCCCTCCCAACCCCTCCTGAGACCCCCAGGACACCCCTCTGCCGCCTCTTGGGACCCCTCAGGCTtctcctgccccccccggcctcccaaTCCCTCCTGGGACCCCATAGgaccccccccagatcccttctggGAACCCGTAGGAcacccccagacccctcctgggacctccaggacccccccagcccctctcagggcctccccagATTCCTCctaccccccccaaaccccccaacccc contains:
- the LOC138063016 gene encoding sterile alpha motif domain-containing protein 1-like; translation: MAGPPPPPPPAGPEAPRYQEWILDTIDSLRSRKARPDLERICRMVRRRHGPEPERTRAELEKLIQQRAVLRVSYKGSISYRNAARVQPPRRPPAPPPPPPPPPGPPPPPPPGPPAARRAAEPPVSLRDAARYLGGDGRLTRGRLQGSALPADGGPGPGGGGGGGGGGGSGPGSGAGAGPGGRLERTRLATIAMARAERGRGAAGRARKPPKSGTDKEEDEEEEEEEEDGTASEASEGSEDGAVAPPRALNGECRGGPGLPGGPGRGGPPPGRRSPEPHRLPKACSPGESACPNLEGAFGQPDRAVSPALAGAEPSVPLSPGRPGVQAADGAPFSCTATKKEKAADPVEWTVRDVVDYFTEAGFPEQATAFQEQEIDGKSLLLMQRADVLTGLSIRLGPALKIYEYHVKLLQRSHFEEDEGPEAFLG